The segment gaagaatgcagtgctccgacaactaacaactgatgccagcattttgttccatgcttcagcaactcagcgtgaaaaaatgtttccaaaagtcatgggagctgtgctgttttctgactttgtaaatatgtccacgggtgttagacaggtggaatttgaaaaggtgctcagagttattgtttgtaagatggttaataattttatgggtgtctgccaagtcagctgtcagacgtcggagtttcaatgtgtccatgcccagggaagtaaggcgttcagaatatggcaaatgcctgatggagggtattcttttggttgcacgtcgctgaacggcttccagacgattaatatcctgggcaagataggggatccagaccggtgatgcaaattccaggtggggtcgtaccatagctatataaagccgcagatagatagccggagagcggctcacaaaggacttggtgagtgatgccaagacaccctcaagcatcagttgtggtgtgcaagagagacgattgtgctggtatggtcatgtggcaagaatggatgaagataggtgtgtgagaaagtgccaattcctagcagttgagggaacccgtggaagaggtagacccaggaaaacctgggacgaggtggtgaagcacgaccttcgaactttaggcctcactgaggaaatgaccagcgacagagacctttggaaatatgctgtatgtgagaagaccaggcaggacaagtgagcccagcccacttatgcatgcctttcctcccttggacacaaagacctgttgaggcaagcgaagtcgatatagaacctcatccgacgacaggcacccatgccaacccccctttgcttgcgaagacatgttggggcaatcgaaatcgaattgaaccagccaggatccctggtctggtggtacgtaaaaagcactatccgactcgtggccgatgccagcgccgtttcgactggcttccgtgctggtggcacgtaaaatacaccaatccgaccgtggccattgccagcctcgcctggcacctgtgcaggtggcacgtaaaaagcacccactacactcacggagtggttggcgttaggaagggcatccagctgtagaaacattgccagataagactggagcctggtgcagtcttctggcttcccagatccccggtcgaaccatccaacccatgctagcatggagaacggacgttaaacaatgatgatgatgatgatgagtgtttgTCTTTTGACTTTGCACTATTTTTCAGTGAATCTGAGACAGGTGAGTGAAAGATCTATATGTTGGCAACCAAGTGGTTTCAATAGACCAAAAGGTGGTGCTagacaatgaaaatattatatagatacataaaatacTAAACACCAGATGAAATAACATGAGACTAAGTGAAACTTAACCAAAGATCGGATGAAAGAAAATTTACTGTATTGGAAAGCATTTTGaagacacatgtacatattaaATGCAGCGCATATTCatcaaagaatgttttttttagtgCATTAGAGCATACAATATGCCTGACTCTGCATAGGGGACCTCGGGTgacttttttctttcgaaaaaggTGTCTTATATAGCATCAAATACAGTaattattttatggaaatacaTTTGATTAATGactgaagggaaaaaaatttgttttctttctttcttaaaggAGACTTTTCCATCCATTTCCCTCCAAGACTTTTTCACTCATTTTTGTACCAATTCCTAATATTTGTCTGCTAtcctaatatatttgttttgtttcttacaGTCACCTTGTGGAATTGCTACTCCACAGCTCTACACACGGTTATTAGGAGTCTATCTTCTTAGGAATGATCTGTAAGTTACATTTTATTTCATAGCAGATAATCTTATCATACATCGTTATCTTTTAACATCCTCCATTCATACTGGCacagattggacagtttgactgaagctaGTGAGTCAAATGACTGCACCAAacttcagtgtctgctttggcatagtttctccAGCTGGGAACCTctcctaataccaatcactttacaaagtgcactgggtgctttttatgtggcactggcactagTGTGattaccaagtaactcacaagacaaataACCTTCATCTGAGAGGTGTGGTAGGAATGTGTGAGGTGGTTTTTATGCCAGATGATAAGATGTTAAATTACGGTAGAAAGACAGGAACAGGTATCTTGCTGTTAAGGAGATAACATGGTTTATTCAGTTGGTGGTGAAGGTGTGTGAGGATGTAAGATATAGTAATTTGATTCAAGTGcactttccttttgttttctttctatttcaggTGTAATGCCAAATTTTTATGGAAAAGAATCCCTCCGTCAATCAAATCAGTAAGTAAATCAGAGCCACTGaaatttctctttattatttgtaATGGAAGTCTGTCTTAGAAGTCTCATTAGATTCATATTGAGGCAGGCCATGGCACTgaaatttcttctggttttttttctgtttttctttgtttctggcaGTTGTTGAATAGTTTTGGGGAGGACTAATATATAGAGAGTTAACTTTGTGTGTTGAGAAGGGTTTTGAGGTTTTGATCCAGTTTAGGAAGATTTTATAAgttgtcgttgccagtgccgctgcactggctcctgtgcaggtggcatgtaaaaaacaccatttagtgtggccgttgccagtaccgcctgactggccctcgtgctggtggcatataaaagcatccactacactctcggagtggttggcgttaggaaggtcatccagatcaagattggagcgtggtgcagccctctggttcgccagtcctcagtcaaatcgtccaacctatgctagcatggaaagcagacattaaacgatgatgatgagtgatatgTAAATTGAAAGTTTATTCTCTGGTGGcaagggtgttgcattcatgattacaagatcatggtttcaatacCCAGACtgtgcagtgtgttgtgttcttgagcaaaacacttcatttcttattactccagtccactcagttgtaaaCGACTAACCCTGTGACTAACTGTCACCCTGTTCAGAGGGAATGTTGGGATATTGGACTCTTATGtaccatggaaactgggtaacaAGCATCTCAAGTCCTTTGATTTGAGACAATAATGTCTAGGGGTTGACAATGTTATATAAGAAAGCAGCATGATTCATTTTAAAATCTGACAATTTGCAAGAAAAAATAGCCCTGGATTTgataaaatttacagaaataacTTTTAACTAGGTTCATGgaaaatgttaatatttattgatttctattgtttaatggtttcTATACTTAGGATGAATGCCACCAGACGGAACACTATGACCCAAGTTCATACAGCTGATACTTAACTCAAATTTATGTTGTACtaagtatggctgcagtccaaagacTAAAATTAACTTCTTTCCGAATAGCTATATTGTTCAACATTTCTACTTTCTTTCTTATTGATGGTGTATCTTActgatgtttattatttttttttaccttcaagaGTCATCCAGAACTTGGTCATATGTGGTTAGTAGGACAAAAGATGTGGCAGCGAGATTTTCCTGGCATCTATGAAGTTTTAAAGAGAGACTGGCCGGAACACTTGAGAGCCACTATGGATGCTATTTATGGTGATTATAAAAGTTACAGTATTTTGCCTGTGGAATGTTATGATTGGATGCAGCTGTTTGCACACTGACAATTTGGTATGACTGATTGGACATTCTACCTGTTTTGGCAATGTTACTTTTTGGCActaaaagcaaacacacacacacaaatatacacatagtggtagaaagatagagagggagcaagagagattacaatttattaattggacATGAttgacataaacacattcacacagagaGCAAGGAGAAAACGGGAGAAGCATTTAAATGTCTGATAAATCAACATAAGATCAGTAATGCCAAATAGGCAGTGTCAAAACCACTGTGCCAAAATGTCTCATCATCATTTGCCTGCCTGTAATTCTTACAGAATCTGGATTTTTAGCAAATTTGATTCTTTGTTTTAGCATCAAGTTTAGTTAAGGAAGGAGTCTGTGAAgaagtttataaatatttcatttgaattactaattaattaaaaatgaaatatatcatttttaatggtggatcttgaagcagttgaagctataaataatagtgtgtaaATAATGGGTTAAAAACCTCCTTGGATGGTTAAAGTTTAAAACTGCCTGTAGGGCTTGAACCCACATCTTTTGTAAAGACAACAGACGTTTTACTATTGATATACTGAGCACATATCTGTTTGGTACATTTTAGCCTAGTAAATATCTTAGACCCTGTTTTGGTACAATGGTAGATGTAGGTTCAAGTACCACAGACAGCTTTTGACTTTTTCCATCCAAAGATTTTTATAACCCaatatagtgaaggtgcatggcttagtggttagagtttgGCTCACAACTGCaactgtaaggtcatgagttcgattcctggcagtgccTTGTATCCAcaggcaagacactttatttcacgttgctccagtccactcagctggtaaaaatgagttgcacctgtaattcaaaagaggccagccttatcacattccatgtcacactgaatctccttgagaactactataagggtgcatgtgtctgtagagtactcagccacttaatttcatgagtaggctgtttcattgatcacatcaactggaacactcaccaTTGTAACCAACAGAATGTGGTGCCTAACTCAATATTTACacattatttatagatttatctacttcaaattccactgttaaaaatgatttatttaagttttgatgttttaattaattagtaattcaaatgaaatgcttataaACTTTTCCCCAGATTCTTTCCTTACCTACCCTTGGTGCTAAAACAATCAAGCTTGCTTTACTGAAACATAAAAACCTacattcattttaaatttaagaatGTTAGCCAAATAATTAGATAGTAttgctttttctattttctttaaacttttcttaatttgtttcaaatttaactaaaggcgatgctccagcatggccgcagtcaaataaacgaatatcaaattttttttacagaaatcacACGTAGAAGAGCAATTAAGTTAGTGTCCAAAGCATATTCTTCGATCAATATCGACACTTTTGCAGCTCTTGCTAATGTAACTGTTTCAGAAGTACCGGACGGTAAGTTATATTTTGATTATAACAAGATAAATCAGTCATTCTTCTTTGAAATCTAGCTTCAAATTTTGTAGTTTTCCAATAGTAGAGATGGCTGAGTCAGAGGAAAGCTAGGTTTGTTTGGTTTGTGGTATTTGTCAAGTTCAGTACCTTAATGTCCATTGTTGAAAATCCTGTCAGAGACTGCATTGCTTTTTCTGTCCTTTCAGAAATGTGAAAATAGTTGTCATAGCTGATACCACTGCCGTCTGACTgacacctatgccagtggcatgtaaaaagcaccatttgagcattgggcctaaTGGAGCTGGTGacaggtgactgagacctttagcgaTATACCacgcttgtgtagacctgtcaagccaagtgagaccatagtcatggctgatgcctgTGTCAGATCaagggcacctgtgccggtggcacataaaagcacccactacattcttagaatggttggcattagaaagggcatccagctgtagaaaccttgccaaaccagattggaacctggtacagctccctGGAGTGCAGGCATTAATCGATGATGATTATAACCTGCATTCAATTCATtttccaggttgataaaataaatgccagttgagtactggggttaatgtaatcaactggcccctattcccctaaatttcaggctttgtgtctatagtagaaaggatttaacTATACCCACTCCTCTGCAAAATTGGTCTTGTACTTGGGTACATCATTACTGTTACTATTCTGTCCATCCCCACCCCCACTGCTCTCTTTATCCCTCAGCTTTTCCCCATGCATTGGTCAGCCCCATCCTTATCTATCATTCCTAACATCCACCCTTCAGCTGTACCTAATCTTTACAGTTGTTACCAGCATCCCCTTTCCAGATTTCCCATTAATTGCTTTCCCCATGCACTCTTTGCAGATTCCCACCCACACTCCTAGTTCCTCATCTTGTACCCTGAGAAACCACCTGGCACCTCTTCACCACTATTTGTATTTACCTCTTTGCAACTGCAACTAAGCAttctcaccctctcttctaaaTGTGAGGAGCAATGTGACTTTTCTACAAGAACCTACTTACTCTCACTCCTCTTCCATATTTTAACtcctcatctcctagcataaagctgcTTTCTTCTTACCTCGGATTCCATACTCTTGCTAGCTGTATGGCGACCTTACTAGTGCCTGTGGCACAAAAGAAGCACCCAATACATGAAGTAAAgtagttggaattaggaaggacatattaggaaggcggcgagctggcagaaatgttagcacgccgggcgaaatgcttagtggtatttcgtctgtcgttacgcagCCAGTTTGAGTTATTTTGTGGATTATTCCCCATGCTTAACAATCAATGTCTTGTTGCTGTCACTGTATCTTCTGATACAGTTATCTCCCCTCTGTGTAACATTTCATAGgccatgagtttttttttttttaatgtcgaaATATTGggaaaccgattatagcagtgactcgatcaattcctagcaatatctgaagaaggaatttttatattctgaaatgttatatcagactatggataattaaattattatagtccactctgcattgttgtgccattcaagacacgttaTATTTATTGATCGTTGTTTTAGGAGGCAGTTTATTGCCTGTAGTCCATAATATAGATAAGTATTTTCGTTTGGTTAATCAGGGATCTGAGAACTTGGAGTTTGtggagaaaatttattcaatatttgaTGCAGGTTTtgatgagaatttttttttttttgttttttacttgtttcagtcattagattgtggccatgctggggcgcctcTTTGAAGGGTctggtcaaacaaattgatactagttctaactttttaaaaatctggtacttattctctcagtctcttttgctgaactcataagttatggggaatgtaaacaaaacaattcagggagggggacaaacatagatgcaaagacacacatacatagatttacatacatgcaaccccccttccaaacacacacacacacaccaaattctCTCTTAAGGCATTGGTTAgtgtggggctatagtagaagacatgccccaaggtgccatgcagtgggactgaacctgaagccatgtggttgcaaaacaagcttctcagCCACACAGCCATCACTGGGGAAATCCATGTTGAAATAGAAATGAGTTGATGGTTGGAACACTTTGAGTTAAAGTGGAGCTTTTAAAGCAGGGGTTCtcgacccctttgattactattttactctggaCCCCCACAGCCATTCaatgtttcaaaattaatttatagatacatcatcatcatcatttaacatctgctctccatgctggcatgggttagacggtttgactaaaattcctattttgctttttacacattaacttgtgtaggatgaactatgtaaaacattagagaaagaaaccaaactgtttcttgcaataaatacatctaaagcaaaaggTTTTCGTGAAACAAACTGCTGTAGGTCCCCAACTTAGTATTTTGTTTGTATGGATCCTCCAGAATCTCATATGGACTCTGGTTGACAACCACAGCTATAGATTAAGAGGAGGTTCCATTCAGTAGGTTCTAAGAGCTTATCTGCAGGACAAGATTCAACTTTGGAAGATTAGTTCCAATTATTATTTTAGATCACTTGACGTCTACATTAAAtcgattttgtttaaattttcagtGACTAAAAAAGAAGGTTGGGAAACTGATCAGAAAAGCAAGATGGTGTTGCCGAAAAAACCAggtaaatatgtaattaattacCATTTAAAccattaattaactaattaattagtgTATACTGTAGGCTTTTATAGATTCAAATTATcttgtctctctctttactcttttactcttttacttgtttcagtcatttgactgcggccatgctggagcaccgcctttagtcgagcaaatcgaccccaggacttattctttataagcctagtacttattctatcggtctcttttgccgaactgctaagttacggggacatgaacacaccagcatcggttgtcaagcgatgttgggaggacaaacacagacacacaaaaacacacacacatatatatacatatatacgacaggcttctttcagtttccgtctaccaaatccactcacaaggctttggttgacccgaggctatagtagaagatacttgcccaaagtgccacgcagtgggactgaacccgaaccatgtggttggtaagcaagctacttaccacacagccactcctgtctctGTGCAAAATTATTTGTTTCCAGaaagtatgtttatattttgtattaaatattagttgttttcagtcgtgtttgtttatttgtttgtccgtggacaagatatctcaagaaccactggatggattcagatgaaactttcagggatgtttggcctcgtgactggtacaaactgattatattttaggATTGATCCAGtattggacaaggattctggattatttttccagttattttacttaatttttgagagcagtcggattcatttttagcattctagTTTGTGAGAGcattcgagtttatttcagatattctcattttaaaaatcatctccagctaattgttgagaggacgttggtggaGGCTTGCGCTCTCTGACTgctcttgttataattattagTTTTCATATGTTTCAATCATTgcactgtagtcatgctggagcaccacagtgaagggtcaaacaaatcaaccctagtacttattctatcactcttctTTGAACTGCTGTTactgggatataaacaaaccgacactgaTTATCAAGCAGTGGGAGTAGGCGCAAACACATTCAactatgacaggcttccacacagtttctgtctaccaaactccttcacaaggctttgactagTCCAGGGCTACAGTAGCAAATGCTTGCCCCAGGCACTGCACAGAGGAACCAAACCCTGCAATTTCAGTGTGCCCCTTAGTCATGCAGCTCTGTCTGCTCCTGTTTGAACTATGTTCTAATTTTTAACTGAACTTGCAACGATGTCCTCATTATAATTTCTGTTTCATGACAAGTGACCAAAATTCTTGGTAATATAtagtacttgagaagacctgtgaaGCAAAGTGAGATTGCAGTcgtagctgatgccagtgtttcgtaactggcacccatgctagtgttacataaaaagcacccactacacacttggagtggttggcgttagaaagggtatcctgctgtagaaaccatgccaaaatcagattggaacctagtgcagctctccagctcaccagttttcagtcaaactgtccaacccatgccagcatggaaagtggacagtaCATGATGATCTTTCAATCCTGACATCTAATATTTAATActgtttagttttttgttttctccTGAGTATgaagcctttttttttctcttttcagacTTACCTCCTGAACCTTGTCTCCCTAATGAAGAGCATCTATCTATCTTGACTGATTATGTCTCTTATTTAGAGAACTGAACCAACATAACATGTGTACCTATCGGAAGGTAACAAATATTTTTgacattatcttttatcttttacttatttgtcatttgactgtggccatgctggggcaccatcttaaagagtttttagtcaaatgaattgacacccccagtacttttttaaaaaaaatctcctGGTTTactttgctgagctgctaagttatggggacataagcaaaccaacatctgttgtcaagcagtggtggggacaattacatacacaaagacacacacccatagatttagatatatatatcatcatcatcgtttaacgtccactttccctgctgacacatgggttggatggtttgaccggggactggcaagccaggtggctgcaccaggctccaatctgatctggcaaggtttctgcagctggatgctcttcctaatgctagccactccatgagtgtagcggGTTCCACTAGGAACGTAGTAGAGTACAAAATAGAGCTCGTTCACCCTTAGAATCAGCTGGCAGGCCTCATATGGGGACTGAAAGAATCAAGAATTAAATATGAGATCGAAAGGTCAATAATAACTAATGCACACCCATGTAATTTGTTATCTGACAAATGTGACCTTTGCCTTGAAGAAGCATTGAGTATACTGCTGAGTATTGAGAACCTAGTAAACAAGCATGATGGGAAAATTCCAAGATGTAACCACCGAGCGAAATATGCATTTTTAAGATGGAAcaatgtacaaaaatataaaagtaataataattatccttctGTTTAACCACACCCATCCTTTCTGTCCCACgtctgtgtataagtatgtgtgtgtgtatatgatggagTTCCCAAGGATATAcccatgtgcatgcatatgggtAGATAAATGtttgtgctgggtgctttttacatgccaccagcatgggtatgttaacacagcaccagcacaggtgtgttAACGCAGCACTGGCGTTTTGCAAGTGACcccagcacctgaaaggacaagcctctATGTGGGGACTGAATGAATATTTCTTATCACCTAGCCCTTTTTGAATTCATACAACCAGCAATGTCTGATATGAGTCCCATCTAAACTCAttttaaaagggtaaaattagtaCAAATTTGACAATTTctgcaaaaaaaatgaaaaaagaagaggcCCAGTAGAATGTAAGAATTGATAGTTATTTTACCTTAAGTATTAAGAAAGTATCCTCAAAGTGATCATGTCAGAAACGTGGCAGGGCTTTCTTTCCAACCtaatttgattttattataaagcatcttaaagtggcgagctggtagaatcattagcacgctgggcgaaatgcttagcggtatttcctctgccactacgttctgtgttcaaattcagctgaggttgactttaaaatttcattctttcgaggtcgataaa is part of the Octopus sinensis linkage group LG8, ASM634580v1, whole genome shotgun sequence genome and harbors:
- the LOC115215025 gene encoding COP9 signalosome complex subunit 8, which gives rise to MASVEYDTKTVENLELQELESPCGIATPQLYTRLLGVYLLRNDLCNAKFLWKRIPPSIKSSHPELGHMWLVGQKMWQRDFPGIYEVLKRDWPEHLRATMDAIYEITRRRAIKLVSKAYSSINIDTFAALANVTVSEVPDVTKKEGWETDQKSKMVLPKKPDLPPEPCLPNEEHLSILTDYVSYLEN